One Methanolobus sp. WCC4 DNA segment encodes these proteins:
- a CDS encoding DUF116 domain-containing protein yields the protein MYRTIGIIVTLVILFSILLALIALTVSRISLSRHVWLAGFFAAILDFFYMPLKYFFYKFSDPRILDKWMVSLKNISNRNDFRKTTKRMIIAPHCMRSMDCPASSKKTGIQCVACGKCIFTELKRDAPKYGYDLYIVTGSSFVKHVIKEKDYDAALLIACDYELNKVMMGLKGKNLITYGIPMLNDGCFNTEVEYEKVIETLDMLSSK from the coding sequence ATGTATAGGACCATTGGAATTATCGTTACTTTAGTGATCCTTTTCTCCATACTTCTGGCACTCATTGCACTCACTGTCAGTCGCATCAGCCTTAGCAGGCATGTATGGCTTGCAGGGTTCTTTGCAGCCATTCTTGACTTTTTCTACATGCCCCTGAAGTACTTCTTCTATAAGTTCTCAGACCCACGCATTCTCGATAAATGGATGGTGTCCCTGAAGAACATCTCCAATAGGAACGACTTCAGAAAGACCACAAAACGCATGATAATAGCTCCTCATTGTATGCGTTCCATGGATTGTCCGGCATCTTCCAAAAAGACAGGGATACAGTGTGTAGCCTGTGGAAAATGCATCTTCACCGAACTTAAAAGGGATGCACCAAAATACGGATACGACCTTTACATTGTGACAGGATCCTCATTCGTAAAACATGTCATAAAGGAAAAGGACTATGATGCAGCTCTTTTGATCGCCTGTGACTATGAACTGAACAAGGTCATGATGGGACTAAAGGGTAAGAACCTGATCACATATGGGATTCCAATGCTCAATGACGGATGTTTCAATACAGAAGTCGAGTATGAGAAGGTAATTGAAACACTGGACATGCTTTCCAGTAAGTAA
- a CDS encoding DUF116 domain-containing protein gives MQIPYELFGKVFIVLALAALIVLGAALLLGAYSFRKHRILFPNFVLFILYLFYGPAKWICRVFGIKDTLVDEILVEVRNAVMLEGFKKIKNGRVIFLPQCLRHPNCKARCDPVIGYECKLCGLCDIGKICEAASKRDFQVYVIPGGSFVKKIIKAHRPESCIGVACYPELAESMQGASPFMIVQGVSLLQDGCYNTRVDVDEVIRKMEECDV, from the coding sequence ATGCAAATTCCTTACGAATTATTTGGCAAGGTCTTCATAGTGCTTGCACTGGCTGCACTGATAGTACTTGGAGCAGCATTGTTACTTGGTGCATACAGTTTCAGAAAGCACAGGATATTGTTCCCTAATTTCGTCCTTTTCATACTCTATCTGTTCTACGGCCCCGCTAAATGGATATGCAGGGTGTTTGGCATCAAGGACACACTTGTTGATGAGATACTTGTAGAGGTGCGTAATGCGGTGATGCTTGAGGGATTCAAGAAGATAAAGAACGGAAGAGTGATATTTCTCCCACAGTGTCTCAGGCATCCAAATTGCAAAGCACGCTGTGACCCGGTCATTGGGTACGAATGCAAACTCTGCGGACTCTGTGACATCGGAAAGATATGTGAAGCTGCCAGCAAAAGGGATTTCCAGGTATATGTAATACCCGGAGGAAGTTTCGTCAAGAAGATAATCAAAGCTCACCGCCCGGAGAGCTGTATAGGAGTGGCATGTTACCCGGAGCTAGCAGAATCCATGCAGGGCGCATCACCTTTCATGATAGTACAGGGAGTATCCCTTTTGCAGGATGGATGTTACAATACAAGGGTAGATGTCGACGAGGTCATAAGGAAGATGGAGGAATGTGATGTATAG
- a CDS encoding (Fe-S)-binding protein yields the protein MAKREPSINTENFTAVQLMELDSCSRCGECVEWCPTYDASGRDPGLAPRDKILRWREYMNKSYGLRAKLFGPKEIPEEEIEQFKDDVYGCTTCGMCATVCESAINTVELWESMRANLVKRGNGPFGKQGAFLKLIGEYKNPYMEDNANRVNWFPEDIKVEDKAEILYFGGCTAELKQRKLALATTRVLNKLGIKFTMLGEDEICCGSALIRTGQYFINDTAKINAQANIDNIKAKGAKLVLYACAGCFRASLVDWPRLTGKELPFKVMHITEFLQGLIEKDEIKWEKSIDKKVTYHDPCHLGRHVGYFEPPRAVLEAIPGIEFVEMERIEENQRCCGAGGGVKAGIPDLALGVASTRVEDALATNAELLSSACPFCKRNLSDGRDAIGAKELEVEDVVVLTAEAMGIDLSDAPE from the coding sequence ATGGCAAAACGTGAACCTTCTATTAATACAGAGAACTTTACAGCAGTTCAGCTTATGGAGCTTGACTCATGCAGTCGCTGTGGCGAATGTGTGGAATGGTGCCCAACCTATGATGCATCCGGCCGTGACCCGGGACTTGCACCAAGGGATAAGATCCTCAGATGGAGAGAATACATGAACAAGTCCTACGGACTTCGTGCAAAGCTCTTCGGTCCAAAGGAGATCCCAGAAGAAGAGATCGAGCAGTTCAAGGATGACGTATACGGATGTACCACCTGTGGTATGTGTGCAACAGTCTGTGAATCAGCTATCAACACCGTCGAACTCTGGGAATCCATGCGTGCAAACCTTGTAAAGCGTGGAAACGGTCCTTTCGGTAAGCAGGGTGCTTTCCTCAAGCTCATCGGCGAGTACAAGAACCCATACATGGAAGACAATGCTAACAGGGTCAACTGGTTCCCTGAGGACATCAAGGTCGAGGACAAGGCAGAGATCCTTTACTTCGGAGGATGTACCGCAGAACTCAAGCAGAGGAAACTCGCACTTGCTACCACACGTGTACTTAACAAGCTCGGCATCAAGTTCACAATGCTCGGCGAAGATGAGATATGCTGTGGATCAGCACTTATCAGGACAGGTCAGTATTTCATCAACGACACTGCAAAGATCAACGCTCAGGCAAACATCGATAACATCAAGGCAAAGGGTGCAAAGCTGGTACTTTACGCTTGTGCAGGATGTTTCAGAGCATCACTTGTTGACTGGCCAAGACTCACAGGAAAGGAACTTCCATTCAAGGTAATGCACATCACAGAGTTCCTTCAGGGTCTCATCGAGAAAGACGAGATCAAATGGGAGAAATCCATTGACAAGAAGGTCACATACCACGACCCATGCCACCTTGGACGTCACGTAGGTTACTTTGAGCCACCAAGAGCCGTTCTTGAAGCAATTCCAGGAATCGAGTTCGTTGAGATGGAAAGGATCGAAGAGAACCAGCGTTGCTGTGGAGCTGGCGGTGGTGTGAAGGCAGGTATCCCTGACCTTGCTCTCGGTGTTGCTTCAACCCGTGTTGAAGATGCACTTGCAACCAACGCAGAACTCCTTTCAAGTGCCTGCCCATTCTGTAAGAGGAACCTCAGTGACGGAAGGGACGCCATTGGCGCAAAGGAACTTGAAGTTGAGGACGTCGTTGTCCTTACCGCTGAAGCAATGGGAATTGACCTCAGCGACGCACCAGAGTGA
- a CDS encoding disulfide reductase, whose amino-acid sequence MAMEYFAGVSDALRLTFVQVMIMANLSIGIFIIGMYINLKKWGMGSTGYGDAPSKSILAFPKMLMYQMSEHAHVHNQSVLETFVMDIVLQRRILRRSPVRWFMHFTIFVGWSSLCIMSIAMFAVEMIHMTGEAMGIHEFPAFLTPVIFREMLSLPNDIFSYVLLVGIIIAIYRRLFVVKAREATIAYDSILLIGLTIITISGFVADGIRNGNFWGLGMHYEYAPPAALFHVVISLLFCIAYIPFSKYIHMIAIPLALLANKGGE is encoded by the coding sequence ATGGCTATGGAGTATTTTGCAGGTGTGTCTGACGCCTTAAGACTTACATTTGTGCAGGTTATGATAATGGCTAACCTGTCAATTGGTATTTTCATTATAGGAATGTATATAAACTTAAAGAAGTGGGGTATGGGCTCCACTGGGTATGGAGATGCACCTTCAAAAAGCATCCTTGCCTTCCCTAAAATGCTTATGTACCAGATGAGCGAACATGCCCATGTTCACAACCAATCAGTTCTGGAAACCTTCGTTATGGACATAGTGCTCCAGAGAAGGATCCTTAGAAGGAGCCCGGTCAGATGGTTCATGCACTTCACTATTTTCGTTGGCTGGTCATCCCTTTGTATAATGTCGATCGCAATGTTCGCAGTAGAGATGATACACATGACAGGAGAAGCTATGGGCATTCACGAGTTCCCGGCCTTCTTGACACCTGTTATATTCAGAGAGATGCTCTCACTACCAAACGACATATTCAGTTACGTCCTTCTTGTTGGTATCATCATTGCAATATACAGGAGATTGTTCGTTGTCAAAGCAAGAGAAGCAACCATTGCTTATGACTCAATACTTCTCATCGGACTTACCATTATCACCATCTCAGGATTCGTTGCAGACGGTATCAGGAACGGTAACTTCTGGGGACTTGGAATGCATTACGAATATGCACCACCAGCAGCACTTTTCCACGTTGTGATCTCACTGCTGTTCTGTATCGCATACATCCCATTCAGTAAATATATCCACATGATCGCAATACCACTCGCACTCCTTGCAAACAAGGGAGGAGAATAA
- a CDS encoding RNA methyltransferase yields the protein MDIRIVLVEPLYQGNVGSVTRAMKNFGFQDLVLVNPCKLEGEARAMSSHARDLLESARKVSSLEEAIDDCSIIIGTTGIAGSRFDLHLRVPGYSPSEMKERLQGMDGRVAILFGREDNGFTKEELKRCDMIMTIPTSEVYPVMNLSHAVAVVLYELSDIQSGDTPLADPFDMRLLYEHLSELLVDIDYPEHKREKTDLMLRRIFGRACLLPREVQTLRGIIRKVQRINKNEDEQADDS from the coding sequence ATGGACATCAGAATAGTACTCGTTGAACCTCTTTATCAGGGGAATGTAGGCTCTGTTACAAGAGCTATGAAGAATTTCGGTTTTCAGGACCTTGTACTTGTGAATCCCTGTAAGCTTGAGGGCGAGGCAAGGGCCATGTCCTCTCATGCAAGGGACCTGCTGGAAAGTGCCAGGAAGGTCTCATCCCTTGAGGAAGCCATAGATGATTGCAGTATTATCATAGGTACTACCGGAATAGCAGGATCAAGGTTCGATCTTCACCTGAGGGTTCCGGGTTATTCTCCTTCTGAGATGAAGGAACGCCTGCAGGGAATGGATGGCAGGGTTGCTATCCTCTTCGGAAGGGAGGATAATGGTTTCACAAAGGAAGAGCTCAAGAGATGTGATATGATCATGACGATACCAACATCAGAGGTATATCCGGTCATGAACCTGTCCCATGCGGTCGCTGTTGTCCTGTATGAACTGAGCGATATCCAGAGTGGTGATACTCCGCTGGCAGATCCGTTCGACATGAGGTTGTTGTACGAGCATCTGTCTGAACTTCTTGTTGATATCGATTATCCTGAGCACAAAAGGGAAAAGACCGATCTCATGCTCAGGAGGATATTCGGAAGGGCATGCCTTCTTCCCCGTGAGGTCCAGACGCTTCGCGGTATCATCCGTAAGGTGCAAAGGATCAATAAAAACGAAGATGAGCAGGCCGATGATAGTTAA
- a CDS encoding minichromosome maintenance protein MCM: MTEGKWDEKFVVFLKKYYWDSILQLANNYPDQRSLEVDFYDLEVFDREIANELLFNPDEVLPSADNALQQIDLPVEKTLIDAKVRFIKIPNKIPNRDLRSKHLLQFIGIEGMIRKATEVRPKVINAAFQCMRCEHVTMIPQNEIKFVEPVECENETCGRKGPFKIVVNQSVFVDAQKLQIQESPENLKGGSQPQSLDVDIEDDLAGLVKPGDRVIINGVLRSHQRTTREGKSPFYDLVLHANSIEYTDLEFDELEITPEEEEQILALSRDPEVYNKVIGSIAPSIYGYDEVKEALSLQLFSGVAKHLPDGSRVRGDIHMLFMGDPGVAKSQLLRYMVKLSPRGVFASGKSASSSGLTAAAVRDDLGDGRWTLEAGALVMADMGIAAVDEMDKMSTEDKSALHEAMEQQTISVAKAGILATLKSRCALLGAANPKYGRFDRYEGIAQQINMPPALISRFDMIFVLLDTPNEDMDSKIAKHILKSHYAGELSEQRKNLPSSTITQEQVDGHMEVIKPVIDPDFLRKYVAYSRRNIFPVMEDDARDHLVKFYMDLRKMGEGKDAPVPVTARQLEALVRLAEASARLRLSNVANMDDAKRTTRIVYSCLKQVGVDPNTGAFDVDVIASGTSKSQRDRIKTIKEIIKMVGEKHPGGKAPLEEVYEEAIKQDIDRQHAEDLISRMRRSGDLIKPDKEHVKVV, translated from the coding sequence ATGACTGAAGGTAAGTGGGACGAAAAGTTCGTAGTGTTCCTTAAAAAATATTACTGGGATAGTATCCTGCAGCTTGCTAATAATTATCCTGACCAGCGCAGTCTGGAAGTCGATTTCTATGACCTTGAGGTATTCGACAGGGAGATCGCCAATGAATTGCTTTTCAATCCTGATGAGGTACTGCCCAGTGCGGACAATGCACTCCAGCAGATCGACCTTCCTGTTGAGAAGACCCTTATCGATGCAAAGGTACGTTTCATAAAGATCCCTAACAAGATTCCTAACAGGGACCTTCGAAGTAAGCATCTTCTTCAGTTCATTGGCATCGAAGGTATGATCCGTAAGGCAACAGAGGTCCGTCCCAAGGTCATCAATGCCGCATTCCAGTGTATGCGTTGTGAGCATGTGACGATGATCCCTCAGAACGAGATCAAGTTCGTTGAGCCGGTGGAATGTGAGAATGAGACCTGTGGCAGGAAAGGTCCTTTCAAGATAGTTGTCAACCAGTCTGTTTTCGTTGATGCTCAGAAGCTCCAGATACAGGAATCCCCGGAGAACCTCAAAGGCGGTTCACAACCACAGAGTCTTGATGTGGATATCGAGGATGATCTTGCAGGTCTCGTAAAACCTGGTGACCGTGTGATCATCAATGGGGTTCTGCGCTCGCATCAGAGGACCACAAGAGAAGGAAAATCCCCGTTCTATGATCTTGTCCTTCATGCAAATTCTATCGAGTATACGGACCTTGAGTTCGATGAACTTGAGATCACTCCCGAGGAGGAGGAGCAGATCCTTGCCCTGAGCCGTGACCCTGAGGTGTACAATAAGGTCATTGGTTCCATAGCTCCTTCTATTTATGGTTATGATGAGGTGAAAGAGGCACTTTCACTTCAATTGTTCTCAGGTGTTGCCAAGCACCTGCCTGACGGTTCCAGGGTACGTGGTGACATTCATATGCTCTTTATGGGAGATCCGGGTGTTGCAAAGAGTCAGTTGCTCAGGTATATGGTAAAACTCTCACCACGTGGTGTATTCGCATCGGGTAAGAGTGCATCATCAAGTGGTCTTACCGCTGCTGCGGTCCGTGATGATCTTGGTGATGGTCGCTGGACACTGGAAGCCGGTGCACTTGTAATGGCGGATATGGGTATCGCTGCAGTTGACGAGATGGATAAGATGAGCACTGAGGATAAGAGTGCACTCCACGAAGCCATGGAACAGCAGACCATCAGTGTTGCAAAGGCAGGTATCCTTGCTACCCTGAAATCACGATGTGCCCTTCTTGGTGCAGCTAACCCGAAGTATGGACGTTTTGACAGGTATGAGGGTATAGCACAACAGATCAATATGCCTCCTGCATTGATATCCAGATTCGATATGATCTTTGTTCTCCTGGATACTCCTAATGAGGATATGGACTCTAAGATCGCGAAGCACATTCTGAAGTCCCATTATGCAGGTGAACTTTCCGAACAGCGTAAGAACCTTCCTTCAAGTACGATCACCCAGGAACAGGTGGACGGTCATATGGAAGTCATAAAACCTGTTATTGATCCAGATTTCCTCCGGAAATATGTTGCTTATTCAAGAAGGAACATATTCCCTGTGATGGAAGATGATGCACGTGATCATCTGGTCAAGTTCTATATGGACCTGCGAAAGATGGGTGAGGGTAAGGATGCTCCTGTGCCGGTAACTGCACGTCAGCTCGAAGCCCTTGTAAGACTTGCAGAAGCAAGTGCACGTCTGAGACTCAGCAACGTTGCAAACATGGATGATGCAAAAAGGACAACACGTATCGTCTATTCCTGCCTCAAGCAGGTCGGTGTGGATCCCAATACCGGTGCCTTCGATGTGGATGTCATAGCTTCCGGTACGAGTAAGAGCCAGAGGGACAGGATAAAGACAATAAAAGAGATCATCAAGATGGTCGGCGAGAAACATCCCGGAGGAAAGGCTCCGCTGGAAGAGGTCTATGAGGAAGCCATAAAGCAGGATATAGACCGTCAGCATGCAGAGGACCTGATATCAAGGATGAGAAGGTCCGGTGATCTTATTAAGCCTGATAAAGAACATGTAAAGGTAGTTTAA
- a CDS encoding DUF424 family protein yields MYLKIHKSGDNVIIALCDRELIGRTLKEGNITVTISEDFYKGEIVSEEDAIDIISKASNVNIFGEKAVSCAIKCGAVNKDNVKLINEVAHAQVFRI; encoded by the coding sequence ATGTATCTGAAGATCCATAAGTCCGGCGACAATGTCATCATTGCCCTGTGTGACAGGGAGCTGATAGGCCGGACCCTCAAAGAAGGTAATATCACGGTTACAATATCAGAGGATTTCTATAAAGGGGAGATCGTCTCTGAGGAAGATGCCATTGATATCATATCAAAGGCATCGAATGTCAACATATTTGGCGAAAAGGCAGTCTCGTGCGCCATAAAGTGCGGAGCTGTCAATAAGGATAATGTTAAATTGATCAATGAAGTAGCACATGCCCAGGTGTTCAGGATATAA
- a CDS encoding phosphoserine phosphatase, with amino-acid sequence MTDIDVSSMTEKDLKNKVNDLRTEIGHHERELKGLFRELKLHRSNSDELKEKRNSFNAQVKEIVARARDAKSKRDSINSKIASLKSTRNAVNEKTRKFSDDISDLKSKRDDLNKMSKGSVETLSKAYAADLDMFLNADIPLKHEIDLFGRLLELKTRLGAAFDANSIHKQLMETYEASKEVFDSREDVGDDIRKLAEESQKHHLEMIDLYNQADELRKAADAAHAQISEKYAVTAPIREKIDPLKKKIALLRDELGVYLEKLNDIQVKKDDKKQEEHLVVAKEKLEKSGRLSLEDLKVLMEKGDLKF; translated from the coding sequence ATGACCGATATTGACGTTTCTTCCATGACCGAGAAGGACCTTAAGAACAAGGTGAATGACCTGAGGACCGAGATAGGTCACCATGAGCGTGAGCTTAAGGGTCTGTTCCGTGAACTGAAGCTCCACCGTAGCAATTCCGATGAGCTTAAGGAGAAAAGGAATTCCTTCAATGCCCAGGTAAAGGAAATTGTTGCCAGGGCAAGGGATGCAAAGTCCAAAAGGGATTCTATCAATTCAAAGATCGCTTCTTTGAAGTCCACAAGGAATGCTGTCAATGAGAAGACCCGTAAGTTCTCAGATGATATCAGCGACCTCAAGTCAAAGAGGGATGATCTGAACAAGATGTCAAAGGGCAGCGTTGAGACACTCTCCAAAGCTTATGCTGCAGACCTTGATATGTTCTTGAATGCTGATATTCCCCTGAAACATGAGATCGACCTTTTCGGCAGGTTGCTGGAACTGAAAACCCGTCTTGGTGCTGCTTTCGATGCAAATTCTATCCATAAGCAGTTGATGGAGACCTATGAGGCCTCAAAAGAGGTTTTTGATTCAAGGGAAGATGTTGGTGACGATATTCGCAAACTCGCAGAGGAGTCCCAGAAACATCATCTTGAAATGATCGATCTCTATAATCAGGCGGATGAACTGAGAAAAGCAGCAGATGCCGCACACGCCCAGATATCCGAGAAGTACGCTGTAACCGCACCTATCAGGGAAAAGATAGATCCTCTCAAGAAGAAGATCGCTCTGCTCAGGGATGAGCTTGGTGTATATCTTGAGAAGCTTAACGATATCCAGGTTAAGAAGGATGACAAGAAGCAGGAAGAGCATCTTGTCGTTGCCAAGGAGAAACTGGAGAAGAGCGGCCGTCTGAGTCTTGAGGACCTTAAGGTCCTGATGGAGAAAGGGGATCTGAAGTTCTGA
- a CDS encoding S-layer protein domain-containing protein, whose amino-acid sequence MPEPEGICKIIIASLILFSIITPALAEPSIIGTYNEHLVVREEKTVLINGTGIFLTTGDSWDLYQGYILSIKSVNLENKQAWLELLLNDELLKEGFLSEGDTFVYSKGEDEIINITLDTIYISPEGELVTFKPAYQYQDRDLPEPVIEEEEESNIQENSSTSTENDTIRQSSGFTILHTFAGMSILLLYRRVFAK is encoded by the coding sequence ATGCCAGAACCAGAGGGTATATGCAAGATCATAATTGCATCCCTAATTCTATTTTCAATTATAACTCCTGCACTTGCCGAACCTTCGATAATTGGAACTTACAATGAGCACCTTGTCGTAAGAGAGGAAAAGACAGTACTTATCAACGGAACGGGGATATTTCTTACAACAGGGGATTCATGGGACCTTTACCAGGGATATATCCTGAGCATCAAAAGTGTGAACCTTGAGAATAAACAGGCATGGTTGGAGCTCTTGTTAAATGATGAGTTACTAAAGGAAGGATTCCTCTCAGAAGGAGACACTTTCGTATATTCTAAAGGGGAAGATGAGATCATTAACATCACCCTTGATACCATATACATTAGTCCTGAAGGAGAGCTTGTCACATTCAAACCAGCCTACCAGTATCAGGACAGGGACCTTCCTGAGCCTGTCATCGAGGAAGAGGAAGAGAGCAACATTCAGGAAAACAGCAGCACATCAACAGAAAACGATACCATCAGACAGAGCAGCGGTTTTACAATACTGCATACATTTGCCGGCATGTCTATATTATTACTGTACAGACGTGTCTTTGCAAAATAA
- a CDS encoding biotin--[acetyl-CoA-carboxylase] ligase — protein sequence MPVNDNKKEIIRLLRESEGKPVSGQEIGEKLGITRAMVWKYIRTLRKEGYDIRSSPKTGYILDAAPDRIDPEELKTILSTDLIGKVISYYSILDSTNNAARDIALKSAEGTVVIAEKQSKGRGRMGKEWQSSPGGVWLSVILKPSIALENVSKITLIAGIAVTNVLRDIGVDAHIKWPNDVLVKGKKICGILTEVSAEVDKVDYVIPGIGINANVSLSDLSDEIRKDSTSISREMGKNIDRTAFVASLLYELEQQYIKFKTKQFTDIVEEWISLSDTIGKEVKITTPNRIIEGKAVGITEKGALVILDRNNKRQEIFAGNCRYSN from the coding sequence ATGCCTGTGAATGACAACAAGAAAGAGATCATAAGGTTACTCAGGGAGTCTGAAGGAAAACCTGTATCCGGGCAGGAAATAGGAGAGAAGCTGGGAATAACAAGGGCGATGGTCTGGAAATACATCCGAACCCTTAGAAAAGAAGGATATGATATCCGTTCCTCTCCTAAAACAGGATACATACTTGATGCTGCCCCAGACAGGATCGATCCCGAAGAGTTGAAAACGATCCTAAGCACCGATCTCATCGGAAAGGTGATCAGCTACTATTCCATACTGGATTCTACCAACAACGCTGCCAGAGATATCGCCCTAAAATCTGCAGAAGGCACTGTTGTGATCGCTGAGAAACAAAGTAAAGGTCGTGGACGCATGGGAAAAGAATGGCAATCATCTCCCGGAGGAGTGTGGCTGTCAGTTATTCTAAAACCATCCATAGCACTTGAAAATGTTTCGAAGATAACACTTATTGCCGGCATTGCCGTAACAAATGTCTTGCGCGATATTGGTGTCGATGCACATATCAAATGGCCCAATGACGTACTCGTCAAAGGAAAGAAGATATGCGGGATACTCACAGAAGTAAGTGCAGAAGTAGATAAAGTGGACTATGTCATACCTGGTATTGGCATCAATGCAAATGTCAGTCTCTCCGACCTCAGCGATGAGATCAGAAAGGATTCCACCAGCATATCCCGGGAGATGGGAAAGAACATTGACAGGACAGCTTTTGTTGCATCATTGCTCTACGAACTGGAACAGCAATACATAAAGTTCAAAACCAAACAATTCACCGATATTGTGGAAGAATGGATCAGCCTCTCAGACACTATCGGAAAAGAGGTGAAGATCACAACACCTAACCGGATCATCGAGGGCAAAGCTGTAGGTATCACTGAAAAGGGAGCACTGGTGATCCTTGACAGGAATAACAAACGACAGGAGATATTTGCAGGCAACTGTCGTTACAGCAACTGA
- a CDS encoding acetyl-CoA carboxylase biotin carboxylase subunit codes for MFKKVLVANRGEIAIRAMRACRELGVQTVAVYSEADKNALFAKYADEAYHIGPAPSSQSYLNIDRIIEVALESGAEGIHPGYGFLSENSKFARRCEEEGITFIGPSSNAIDQMGSKIAARNTMIEAGVPVVPGINEAISDPDEAADIADEIGYPVIIKASAGGGGIGMKIVHSRADFKTSLSSIQSVAESAFGDPTVFIERYVEEPRHIEFQILADKYGDAVYVMERECSIQRRHQKLIEEAPSPVMTPELRKKMGETAVKAAKAIGYENAGTVEFLYSKGDFYFLEVNTRLQVEHTISEMITGIDLAKQQLHIACGERLPFKQEDISIRGWAIECRINAEDPLNDFAPSPGKIRRYRSAGGPGIRVDSGVHMGYTISPYYDSMISKLCAWGSDRDEAIDRMQRALYEYVVTGVTTNIPFHKAVLRHPAFREGKLTTHFIDDYNIIEEVKKVVEEDSEKGATLASVLDNKDRKIAAATAAVTSFVNAAKKETE; via the coding sequence ATGTTCAAGAAAGTACTTGTAGCCAACAGGGGTGAGATAGCCATACGCGCAATGCGTGCATGCCGTGAACTTGGCGTCCAGACTGTGGCAGTGTACTCAGAGGCAGATAAGAATGCCCTTTTTGCAAAATATGCAGATGAAGCATACCACATCGGTCCTGCCCCTTCAAGCCAGAGTTACCTGAATATCGACAGGATAATAGAAGTAGCACTTGAATCAGGTGCAGAAGGTATCCATCCAGGATACGGATTCCTGTCAGAGAACAGCAAATTTGCCCGCAGATGTGAAGAAGAAGGCATCACATTCATAGGTCCTTCAAGCAATGCCATCGACCAGATGGGAAGCAAGATCGCTGCAAGGAACACAATGATAGAGGCAGGCGTTCCGGTCGTTCCGGGAATAAATGAAGCAATATCCGACCCTGATGAAGCAGCAGACATTGCCGATGAGATCGGCTATCCAGTCATAATCAAAGCTTCTGCCGGCGGCGGCGGAATAGGAATGAAGATCGTTCATTCCAGAGCTGATTTCAAGACCTCACTGAGTTCGATCCAGTCTGTGGCAGAATCTGCTTTTGGTGATCCTACCGTATTCATAGAGAGATACGTTGAAGAACCAAGACACATCGAGTTCCAGATACTTGCTGATAAGTACGGTGATGCGGTCTATGTCATGGAAAGGGAATGTTCCATACAGCGCAGACACCAGAAGCTCATAGAAGAGGCACCATCCCCGGTCATGACACCTGAACTTCGTAAGAAGATGGGCGAGACCGCTGTCAAGGCTGCAAAGGCAATAGGATATGAGAATGCTGGAACCGTCGAGTTCCTTTACTCAAAAGGAGATTTCTATTTCCTTGAAGTGAACACCAGGCTTCAGGTAGAGCACACCATCAGTGAGATGATCACAGGTATCGACCTGGCAAAACAGCAGCTTCACATCGCATGTGGAGAAAGGTTGCCATTCAAGCAGGAAGATATCAGTATCAGAGGATGGGCAATTGAATGCCGTATCAATGCTGAGGACCCACTCAATGACTTTGCACCATCACCTGGCAAGATCAGAAGGTACCGCTCTGCCGGAGGACCTGGGATCAGGGTTGACAGTGGAGTTCACATGGGATACACGATATCACCATATTACGACTCCATGATCTCAAAGCTCTGTGCATGGGGAAGTGACAGGGACGAGGCTATCGACAGGATGCAGCGTGCACTTTACGAGTATGTTGTCACAGGTGTCACAACCAATATCCCATTCCATAAGGCAGTCCTCAGACACCCTGCATTCAGGGAAGGAAAGCTCACAACACACTTCATCGATGACTACAACATCATTGAAGAGGTTAAGAAGGTCGTAGAGGAGGATTCAGAAAAGGGAGCTACACTGGCAAGCGTACTTGATAACAAGGATCGCAAGATAGCTGCTGCCACTGCTGCGGTCACATCCTTCGTGAATGCAGCCAAAAAAGAGACAGAGTAA